The following proteins come from a genomic window of Dreissena polymorpha isolate Duluth1 chromosome 1, UMN_Dpol_1.0, whole genome shotgun sequence:
- the LOC127834205 gene encoding LOW QUALITY PROTEIN: cytospin-A-like (The sequence of the model RefSeq protein was modified relative to this genomic sequence to represent the inferred CDS: deleted 1 base in 1 codon): protein MPFKLKKLLRFRTNADNMSTSKRDGSASRSKPPSASKSSTQTPTKMKDSKSDNSGLSSVKKQALMGQGIDSPLNKNFLSKSQDNLTSHQKHKQSALEKRPSSSLGLPEAKKRNTSNKENVQFKDKDGFAKPRPIKQSLTGTPIRKSCSSQHIDKAGSAQANKTPTKLSANMKRAHSTQNVSKEKSVKNRKSATPDVMAYNAELLANFEKERKIMEAKVSEQIQINENRKMEIEKYKYEIRQLKEQIPSHNLLEELDIYRSQNALMKEQLMKLGVEAQITDCEKLSLIKHNLEVESALKASTSYDSLSTDGQAISLVQGLLLGPGMKRSASITMSEPGMSFIDYHGTGDALEMHGKWDTRSKSSDALSDISVANLTERIQQMEENHYSTNEELQATLQELGDLQETVNELTEENERLADERTVLLESLCTQTEKLEHCRTQIEHLKCLLISGDLPNKSDRDQHLLELLKGAQDEREEFLRKLRAAESESRESQRHMETVKDKAQMLEDKLNDMRSEKGNFEKQVMALKEALSNEQIEVTHYKTLLENEKTKVQELESYCKVNDQSDLEELLHSTRQEKDKLEVRFADVQDALAHSQNEVMRLKDQLITKEEEVKVHRNNAKSQIIDMEYKLEVANKNKYDYQQELENLREHIEQLEQNSERYFEERKEYTAKIQELQGEVSVMRQLKDVAENELQDLKNTHEKEAEEWTQFQKDLQVAVRIANDFRSETQSDVEKLKSDNASLKEKCQTQQYEIDKLKGEIDTYKIQEKANASVKQSILSSAELKGKVFSSVDKELLGLRDGRKTGDKSQTLSVKNLIRSIEEQVKSGCSSIHSSSCSSRRNSDSESSLLGIRDFNEILKSPGSPVGDQGLLSPEYGTPLRSALKRERPSPLLRHSMNFEAPSSPGVETPKSAPPISRAEPSPSLSSLLTSRTPSRRSSGVNLEIGTAERKEGTKQDPLSRLAKSFKGSRRNALLKWCQQKTITYSNVDITNFSSSWNDGLAFCALIHSYLPERIPYGELNSEDKRRNFTLAFNAADSVGISSTLNINDMVAMERPDWQAVFNYVTAIYKHFEVDHKPLP from the exons TTGTTGCGGTTTCGTACAAATGCCGACAATATGAGCACCTCCAAGCGGGACGGATCTGCGTCCCGGTCTAAACCTCCATCAGCCAGCAAGTCCTCCACTCAGACACCAACCAAGATGAAGGATTCCAAGTCAGACAATTCTGGTCTGTCTTCTGTGAAAAAGCAGGCACTG ATGGGACAGGGGATTGACTcccctttaaataaaaactttctGAGTAAAAGCCAGGATAATTTAACTAGTCATCAAAAACATAAGCAATCAGCTTTAGAAAAACGGCCAAGCTCTAGTCTGGGACTGCCTGAAGCGAAGAAGAGAAATACTAGTAACAAGGAGAATGTGCAATTTAAAGATAAAGATGGATTTGCGAAGCCCAGGCCGATCAAACAATCATTGACTGGTACACCAATAAGAAAGTCTTGTAGCTCCCAACATATTGACAAGGCTGGCTCTGCTCAGGCAAACAAAACTCCAACAAAACTGTCAGCAAACATGAAAAGAGCGCATTCAACGCAAAATGTCAGCAAAGAGAAGAGTGTAAAAAATAGAAAGTCTGCCACACCTGATGTGATGGCTTATAATGCAGAACTCCTGGCAAATTTTGAAAAAGAGAGGAAGATAATGGAGGCAAAGGTTTCTGAACAGATTCAGATCAATGAAAATCGAAAAATGGAAATAGAAAAGTACAAGTATGAAATTAGACAGTTAAAGGAACAAATACCGAGTCATAATCTGTTGGAGGAGTTAGACATTTACAGGTCTCAGAATGCATTAATGAAGGAACAACTCATGAAATTGGGGGTAGAGGCTCAGATTACAGACTGTGAAAAATTGAGCCTGATTAAACATAACCTGGAGGTGGAATCTGCACTCAAGGCGAGCACTAGCTACGATAGTCTGTCCACAGACGGGCAGGCCATTTCATTGGTGCAGGGATTGCTTCTTGGTCCAG gCATGAAAAGGTCTGCTTCCATTACGATGTCTGAGCCGGGCATGTCTTTCATCGATTACCACGGAACTGGCGATGCACTGGAGATGCATGGAAAGTGGGACACGCGGAGCAAGAGCAGCGACGCGCTCAGCGACATATCTGTGGCAAACCTCACTGAACGCATCCAGCAAATGGAGGAGAATCACTATAGCACTAATGAGGAACTGCAAGCCACACTGCAAGAGTTGGGCGATCTGCAAGAGACTGTCAATGAGCTCACAGAGGAGAACGAGAGATTGGCTGATGAGAGGACCGTGTTGCTGGAGTCACTGTGCACACAGACAGAGAAGCTGGAACACTGCCGTACACAGATTGAGCACTTGAAGTGCTTGCTGATCAGCGGTGATCTGCCAAATAAGTCGGACAGGGATCAGCATTTGTTGGAACTTCTTAAAGGTGCTCAAGATGAACGCGAGGAGTTTTTAAGGAAGTTAAGGGCAGCTGAAAGTGAGTCCAGAGAAAGTCAGAGGCATATGGAGACAGTGAAAGATAAGGCTCAAATGTTGGAGGATAAGTTAAACGATATGCGATCTGAAAAGGGTAATTTTGAGAAACAGGTTATGGCACTAAAGGAGGCCTTGTCAAATGAACAGATTGAAGTAACACATTATAAGACATTACTTGAAAATGAAAAGACTAAGGTGCAAGAGTTGGAGTCATATTGCAAAGTAAATGATCAGAGTGATCTGGAAGAGTTGCTGCATAGCACAAGGCAAGAGAAAGACAAACTAGAGGTCAGATTTGCCGATGTGCAAGATGCACTGGCCCATAGTCAGAATGAAGTAATGAGGCTAAAAGACCAGTTAATTACCAAAGAGGAAGAAGTGAAAGTTCATAGAAACAATGCCAAATCCCAGATTATCGATATGGAATACAAACTTGAGGTCGCAAATAAGAACAAGTATGACTACCAGCAAGAACTGGAAAATCTGAGAGAGCATATCGAACAGTTAGAGCAGAACAGTGAACGATATTTCGAAGAGCGTAAGGAGTACACTGCAAAAATACAAGAGCTTCAAGGGGAGGTAAGCGTGATGAGGCAGCTAAAAGATGTTGCTGAGAATGAACTCCAGGATCTTAAAAATACACATGAAAAAGAGGCAGAAGAATGGACCCAGTTTCAGAAGGACTTGCAAGTGGCTGTTAGGATTGCTAATGATTTCCGGTCTGAAACTCAGTCTGATGTTGAAAAATTGAAATCAGACAATGCAAGCTTGAAGGAAAAATGTCAGACACAACAGTATGAAATTGATAAGCTGAAGGGTGAAATTGATACTTATAAGATTCAGGAAAAAGCAAATGCATCAGTTAAACAATCTATATTGTCATCAGCTGAATTGAAAGGAAAAGTCTTCAGTTCTGTTGACAAAGAACTTCTAGGCCTAAGAGATGGGCGGAAGACTGGTGACAAGTCACAAACTCTTTCAGTCAAGAACTTGATCCGTTCCATAGAGGAGCAAGTGAAAAGTGGTTGCTCATCAATACATTCTAGTTCATGTAGCTCACGCAGAAATTCAGACTCTGAGTCCTCGTTATTGGGTATCAGAGACTTCAATGAAATCCTGAAATCTCCTGGGTCCCCTGTTGGAGACCAAGGGCTTTTGTCACCAGAATATGGTACCCCGCTACGTTCAGCCTTGAAACGAGAACGCCCGTCCCCCCTGCTGAGACATTCCATGAATTTTGAGGCCCCAAGCTCTCCAGGTGTAGAAACCCCCAAGTCTGCGCCTCCCATTTCTAGAGCTGAGCCTTCACCATCCCTGTCCAGCTTATTGACCAGTAGAACTCCGTCTCGAAGAAGTAGTGGTGTCAA TCTTGAGATAGGAACAGCTGAAAGGAAGGAGGGAACCAAACAGGACCCACTGTCTCGACTTGCCAAGTCTTTCAAAGGATCACGTAGAAATGCATTGCTCAAATGGTGCCAGCAGAAGACAATCACTTATAGT AACGTTGATATCACCAACTTCAGTAGCAGTTGGAATGATGGGCTGGCCTTCTGTGCATTGATACATAGCTACCTGCCAGAGAGGATACCATATGGAGAGTTAAACTCGGAGGATAAG AGACGCAACTTTACTTTGGCCTTCAATGCTGCTGACAGTGTGGGAATCTCTTCAACACTA AACATCAACGACATGGTTGCCATGGAGAGGCCGGACTGGCAGGCTGTGTTCAACTACGTCACtgcaatctacaaacactttGAAGTCGACCACAAGCCTCTTCCATAG